A stretch of the Aegilops tauschii subsp. strangulata cultivar AL8/78 chromosome 4, Aet v6.0, whole genome shotgun sequence genome encodes the following:
- the LOC109750344 gene encoding uncharacterized protein, with translation MSMAEEQYYGGPRGAPHGLLLAVVVGLVVAGPLFLGDGGEAVTDAIAELLSPVGLLLLPVGLLLLIRLLSSDRGAAALADVFAFGGSPDAVHRVGGSPIGVALMLLLILALLYYRSALFGGGGDDDE, from the coding sequence ATGTCAATGGCGGAGGAGCAGTACTACGGGGGCCCGCGCGGGGCGCCGCACGGGCTGCTGCTGGCGGTGGTGGTGGGGCTGGTGGTGGCGGGCCCGCTCTTcctgggcgacggcggcgaggcggtCACCGACGCCATCGCCGAGCTGCTCAGCCCCGTGGGCCTGCTCCTCCTCCCCGTGGGCCtgctcctcctcatccgcctcctCTCCTCCGACCGCGGCGCCGCGGCGCTCGCCGACGTGTTCGCCTTCGGCGGCTCGCCCGACGCCGTGCACCGCGTCGGGGGCTCCCCCATCGGCGTGGCGCTCATGCTGCTCCTCATCCTCGCCCTCCTCTACTACCGCTCCGCGCtcttcggcggcggcggagacgaCGACGAGTAG
- the LOC109750255 gene encoding peter Pan-like protein codes for MARVRSNGRRGGGSGGGGGRGGKGKGNGKGPGKRKMPLSVARKQQAVLANVDQVTGERIPKSFVFSRGKLPSTLRHLQQDLRKLMLPYTALKLKEKKRNNLKDFVNVASPLGVTHFLILSNPKSLPHLRFAKSPQGPTYTCQILEYALAADIANSQKRPRCPAEIFKNSPLVVLSGFNGLGEPFKSFVTFFRHLVPAIDTDTVKLSTCQRILLLQYDKETEAIDFRHYSIKLQPVGVSRKIRKLMQNNQVPDLRDLKDVSDYVTKAGYGSESEPDDEAATVSLASDIDKLNRASRKSAVRLQEIGPRMTMRLVKVESGLCSGDILYPQSVGKDVKEGQEEEEIEDAEDMMELEDGTEEDDSGDEE; via the exons ATGGCGCGAGTCCGCAGCAACGGGCGGCgtggcggcggcagtggcggtggaggcggccgcggcggcaAGGGGAAAGGAAATGGAAAAGGCCCGGGCAAGCGGAAGATGCCTTTGTCGGTGGCGCGGAAGCAGCAGGCGGTGCTGGCGAACGTGGACCAGGTCACCGGCGAGAGGATCCCAAAGAGCTTCGTCTTCTCGCGCGGCAAGCTCCCCTCCACGCTTCGTCACCTCCAGCAGGACCTCCGCAAGCTCATGCTCCCCTACACTGCCCTCAAGCTCAAG GAGAAGAAGAGGAACAACCTCAAGGACTTCGTCAACGTTGCCAGCCCATTGGGTGTAACGCATTTCTTGATCCTCTCGAACCCAAAGAGCTTGCCGCACTTGCGCTTCGCCAAGTCACCGCAGGGCCCAACCTACACTTGTCAGATTTTAGAATACGCTCTTGCGGCTGACATCGCAAACTCCCAAAAGCGGCCAAGGTGTCCTGCAGAGATATTCAAAAACTCGCCTCTG GTCGTGCTCAGTGGTTTCAATGGCCTGGGCGAGCCTTTCAAGAGTTTTGTTACCTTCTTTAGGCATTTGGTCCCTGCTATTGATACAGATACT GTTAAGCTATCAACCTGTCAAAGAATATTATTGCTACAGTATGACAAAGAGACGGAGGCTATCGATTTCCGGCATTACTCAATCAAGCTACAGCCTGTTGGGGTCAGCCGCAAGATTAGAAAACTCATGCAGAACAATCAAGTGCCAGACCTAAGGGATCTTAAAGATGTTAGTGATTATGTGACAAA AGCTGGATATGGATCAGAAAGTGAACCAGACGATGAAGCAGCGACTGTAAGTCTAGCAAGTGATATAGACAAATTGAACAGAGCATCCCGAAAAAGTGCCGTCAGACTCCAAGAGATCGGACCAAGAATGACCATGCGCTTAGTTAAGGTTGAATCTGGGCTATGCTCGGGCGACATCTTGTACCCACAATCTG TTGGAAAAGATGTGAAGGAGGGACAAGAGGAAGAAGAGATAGAAGATGCTGAGGATATGATGGAGCTGGAGGATGGGACGGAGGAGGACGACTCGGGTGACGAAGAGTAG